A single region of the Ahaetulla prasina isolate Xishuangbanna chromosome 13, ASM2864084v1, whole genome shotgun sequence genome encodes:
- the WDR72 gene encoding WD repeat-containing protein 72 isoform X5 produces MAGEGWLVCCGQYNDILIIDARTLVVLHTLTSSSSSDWISCMCLVHSLRIQEDSLLAVSAAGDLKVWDLSSSISKIQEKQNIFEREYQPLGCTLCTAIRFCTYTERLLLVVFSSCWKVYDYCDFCLLWTEFSPSSQTLAGGEILAAHRLIIWTEDGHGYIYQLVNSGLSRSIQPSKGRVLKETVHPVLLSSTEVQGNKSFSYIMGFMNERKEPFYKILYSGQASGRITLWHVPDVPVSTLDGSPKVIPVAASRTLQDNFNIYPDHPWGAPITVSTYIPSLQKLVCGYKDGRIITVPALHAAKARLLGEGSVQKDAAAPHVLSGAGHSSVTALLVLPGRPAPCWLLSGSRDSCVIWWDIFTGEALHRFALDAGPIARLLLSPDSCRWKGHSLVCCMCSDHSVILLHVQERACLMRARKHLFPVTALRWHPVENLLVVGCENDSVYVWDIETGSLERHESGETAKAILASCEDSGLMADPLYAAWEEDGQQEKGLGSSLSSSSAFGTFSCNRLAHQRRSFCRQLTTLCWAQGPFAVWPLRATWESISVNVLLFDLEKLMELLCSSQANGLKSSNSFSTIDTLKRARNATEKRALMLKRNRTSGSLSPVDGQIRAASEEQDFGKVHTGGTLELSDGIKRRKKAKSSKKIKRQSSRKTSPTVATEAAKLLLSCFFPWGVNRELDGLCVQYLGILRLFSPVSFGLLSKNYLTLMLPGWNSANPERMEKQQEVVNLFSSKVLHLHSKYYSVTQEQAGKKNGWKNTVTSPEQRLVLAYLLSRMSLVQRIINRPSEKTSLMKCNKWRPAASLVLDDLNLESSPHMLRFPVCEADNHSFVKLISCWRDQSVEVMEATQATLLAEVEQTMQQKTLTGGCGQTNSTRWGPEGAKNPPSLDTMGMIKCESCITTPNAEDGEGSTEELGISGVNKPLPWISKLCSCKVC; encoded by the exons ATGGCAGGAGAGGGCTGGCTGGTCTGTTGTGGGCAGTATAACGACATCCTCATTATTGATGCGAGAACCCTAGTTGTGCTTCACACATtaacctcttcttcctcttcagacTGGATCAGCTGCATGTGTTTAGTGCATTCTCTGAGGATTCAAG AGGATTCTTTATTAGCCGTATCTGCAGCAGGAGACCTTAAAGTCTGGGATTTGTCATCTTCAATCAGCAAGATACAG gagaagcaaaacatttttgagAGAGAATACCAGCCTCTGGGCTGCACACTCTGCACTGCAATCCGATTTTGCACTTATACGGAGAGGCTTCTCTTAGTTGTATTCTCCAGCTGCTGGAAG GTGTATGATTACTGTGACTTTTGCTTGCTGTGGACTGAGTTTAGCCCAAGCAGCCAGACCTTGGCAGGAGGGGAAATCCTCGCTGCCCATAGGTTGATCATTTGGACAGAAGATGGGCATGGCTACATCTATCAACTGGTGAACAG TGGCCTTTCACGGAGCATCCAGCCATCCAAAGGAAGGGTGCTGAAAGAAACAGTTCATCCTGTTTTACTCTCTTCTACTGAGGTGCAAGGCAACAAA AGTTTTTCTTACATCATGGGCTTCATGAACGAAAGGAAGGAACCCTTTTATAAGATTCTTTATTCTGGACAAGCTTCTGGGAGGATTACTTTATGGCATGTTCCTGATGTGCCTGTTTCAACTCTAGATGGCTCTCCAAAAG TGATCCCAGTAGCAGCATCCAGAACTCTGCAGGATAACTTTAACATCTACCCTGATCACCCCTGGGGAGCTCCCATCACAGTTTCTACATACATTCCCAGCCTCCAGAAGTTGGTCTGTGGATATAAAGACGGAAGAATTATCACAGTCCCAGCTTTGCATGCTGCGAAGGCCAGACTGTTGGGAGAAGGTTCCGTGCAGAAAG ACGCCGCTGCACCCCACGTGCTGAGTGGCGCCGGCCACAGCAGCGTGACAGCCCTGCTGGTGCTGCCCGGCCGGCCAGCACCCTGCTGGTTGCTCTCTGGGAGCCGGGATTCCTGTGTCATCTGGTGGGACATCTTCACCGGGGAGGCACTGCACCGCTTCGCGCTGGACGCAGGGCCCATTGCCCGCCTGCTCCTCTCGCCGGACAGCTGCAGG TGGAAAGGTCACAGCCTCGTATGCTGCATGTGTAGCGACCACTCAGTCATTCTTTTGCACGTGCAAGAGCGTGCCTGTCTTATGCGTGCCAGGAAACACCTTTTTCCCGTGACGGCATTACGATGGCACCCCGTGGAGAATCTGCTGGTCGTAGGGTGTGAAAATGATTCAGTCTACGTTTGGGACATTGAAACAG GAAGTCTAGAGCGCCACGAAAGTGGGGAGACGGCCAAAGCAATCCTTGCTTCCTGTGAAGATTCTGGTCTTATGGCTGATCCTCTTTATGCAGCCTGGGAAGAAGATGGCCAGCAAGAGAAAGGTCTGGGTAGCTCATTGTCCAGCTCCTCTGCCTTTGGCACTTTTTCCTGCAACAGGCTCGCTCATCAAAGAAGGTCTTTTTGTCGTCAG TTAACTACTCTCTGCTGGGCTCAGGGGCCTTTTGCTGTTTGGCCATTGAGGGCAACGTGGGAGAGCATCAGTGTCAACGTGCTCCTTTTTGATTTGGAAAAGCTGATGGAATTGCTCTGCTCCTCTCAGGCCAATGGACTGAAGTCCTCCAATTCCTTCAGTACCATTGACACTTTAAAGAGAGCCAGAAATGCAACAGAGAAAAGGGCATTAATGTTAAAGAGAAACAGAACTTCTGGATCCCTCTCTCCAGTGGATGGGCAAATCAGAGCGGCTAGCGAAGAACAAGACTTTGGGAAGGTGCATACAGGTGGAACCCTGGAACTAAGTGATGGCATCAAAAGACGCAAAAAAGCAAAGAGTTCCAAGAAGATTAAAAGGCAGTCCTCTAGAAAAACCAGCCCAACTGTTGCCACGGAGGCAGCCAAACtccttttgtcttgttttttcccctggGGTGTGAACAGAGAGTTGGATGGTCTTTGTGTTCAGTATTTAGGTATCTTGAGACTTTTCTCTCCTGTCTCCTTTGGACTGCTTTCAAAAAACTATCTTACTCTGATGTTACCAGGATGGAACAGTGCTAACCCTGAGAGGATGGAAAAGCAGCAGGAGGTAGTCAATCTATTTTCTAGCAAAGTGCTGCATTTACACAGTAAATACTATAGTGTAACCCAAGAGCAAGCAGgcaagaagaatggatggaaaaataCTGTTACGTCTCCAGAGCAAAGGCTAGTTTTGGCTTATTTGTTGAGCAGGATGTCTTTAGTTCAAAGGATAATTAACAGGCCTTCTGAAAAGACTAG CCTCATGAAGTGCAACAAATGGAGACCTGCAGCATCTCTGGTCTTGGATGATCTTAACCTAGAGTCTTCTCCAC ACATGTTGAGGTTTCCTGTTTGTGAGGCAGATAATCATTCATTTGTCAAGCTAATTTCTTGCTGGAGAGACCAATCCGTAGAG GTGATGGAGGCCACTCaggcaactttgctggctgaagtgGAACAGACCATGCAGCAGAAGACCTTGACTGGAGGCTGTGGGCAAACAAATTCTACCAGATGGGGGCCAGAGGGGGCCAAGAACCCCCCTTCACTGG ATACCATGGGCATGATCAAGTGTGAGAGCTGCATAACCACACCAAATGCTGAAGATGGGGAAGGTTCTACAGAGGAACTGGGGATTTCAG GTGTAAACAAGCCACTTCCTTGGATATCCAAACTGTGTTCCTGCAAGGTGTGTTAG
- the WDR72 gene encoding WD repeat-containing protein 72 isoform X4 has translation MWEMSIWDITSGRCVENARLPFRHTAICYYHSSFRMAGEGWLVCCGQYNDILIIDARTLVVLHTLTSSSSSDWISCMCLVHSLRIQEDSLLAVSAAGDLKVWDLSSSISKIQEKQNIFEREYQPLGCTLCTAIRFCTYTERLLLVVFSSCWKVYDYCDFCLLWTEFSPSSQTLAGGEILAAHRLIIWTEDGHGYIYQLVNSGLSRSIQPSKGRVLKETVHPVLLSSTEVQGNKSFSYIMGFMNERKEPFYKILYSGQASGRITLWHVPDVPVSTLDGSPKVIPVAASRTLQDNFNIYPDHPWGAPITVSTYIPSLQKLVCGYKDGRIITVPALHAAKARLLGEGSVQKDAAAPHVLSGAGHSSVTALLVLPGRPAPCWLLSGSRDSCVIWWDIFTGEALHRFALDAGPIARLLLSPDSCRWKGHSLVCCMCSDHSVILLHVQERACLMRARKHLFPVTALRWHPVENLLVVGCENDSVYVWDIETGSLERHESGETAKAILASCEDSGLMADPLYAAWEEDGQQEKGLGSSLSSSSAFGTFSCNRLAHQRRSFCRQLTTLCWAQGPFAVWPLRATWESISVNVLLFDLEKLMELLCSSQANGLKSSNSFSTIDTLKRARNATEKRALMLKRNRTSGSLSPVDGQIRAASEEQDFGKVHTGGTLELSDGIKRRKKAKSSKKIKRQSSRKTSPTVATEAAKLLLSCFFPWGVNRELDGLCVQYLGILRLFSPVSFGLLSKNYLTLMLPGWNSANPERMEKQQEVVNLFSSKVLHLHSKYYSVTQEQAGKKNGWKNTVTSPEQRLVLAYLLSRMSLVQRIINRPSEKTSLMKCNKWRPAASLVLDDLNLESSPHMLRFPVCEADNHSFVKLISCWRDQSVEVMEATQATLLAEVEQTMQQKTLTGGCGQTNSTRWGPEGAKNPPSLDTMGMIKCESCITTPNAEDGEGSTEELGISGVNKPLPWISKLCSCKVC, from the exons ATGTG ggagatgagcatttgggaCATCACCAGTGGACGGTGTGTAGAGAATGCAAGGCTTCCATTTCGGCACACAGCCATCTGT TATTACCACAGCTCATTTCGGATGGCAGGAGAGGGCTGGCTGGTCTGTTGTGGGCAGTATAACGACATCCTCATTATTGATGCGAGAACCCTAGTTGTGCTTCACACATtaacctcttcttcctcttcagacTGGATCAGCTGCATGTGTTTAGTGCATTCTCTGAGGATTCAAG AGGATTCTTTATTAGCCGTATCTGCAGCAGGAGACCTTAAAGTCTGGGATTTGTCATCTTCAATCAGCAAGATACAG gagaagcaaaacatttttgagAGAGAATACCAGCCTCTGGGCTGCACACTCTGCACTGCAATCCGATTTTGCACTTATACGGAGAGGCTTCTCTTAGTTGTATTCTCCAGCTGCTGGAAG GTGTATGATTACTGTGACTTTTGCTTGCTGTGGACTGAGTTTAGCCCAAGCAGCCAGACCTTGGCAGGAGGGGAAATCCTCGCTGCCCATAGGTTGATCATTTGGACAGAAGATGGGCATGGCTACATCTATCAACTGGTGAACAG TGGCCTTTCACGGAGCATCCAGCCATCCAAAGGAAGGGTGCTGAAAGAAACAGTTCATCCTGTTTTACTCTCTTCTACTGAGGTGCAAGGCAACAAA AGTTTTTCTTACATCATGGGCTTCATGAACGAAAGGAAGGAACCCTTTTATAAGATTCTTTATTCTGGACAAGCTTCTGGGAGGATTACTTTATGGCATGTTCCTGATGTGCCTGTTTCAACTCTAGATGGCTCTCCAAAAG TGATCCCAGTAGCAGCATCCAGAACTCTGCAGGATAACTTTAACATCTACCCTGATCACCCCTGGGGAGCTCCCATCACAGTTTCTACATACATTCCCAGCCTCCAGAAGTTGGTCTGTGGATATAAAGACGGAAGAATTATCACAGTCCCAGCTTTGCATGCTGCGAAGGCCAGACTGTTGGGAGAAGGTTCCGTGCAGAAAG ACGCCGCTGCACCCCACGTGCTGAGTGGCGCCGGCCACAGCAGCGTGACAGCCCTGCTGGTGCTGCCCGGCCGGCCAGCACCCTGCTGGTTGCTCTCTGGGAGCCGGGATTCCTGTGTCATCTGGTGGGACATCTTCACCGGGGAGGCACTGCACCGCTTCGCGCTGGACGCAGGGCCCATTGCCCGCCTGCTCCTCTCGCCGGACAGCTGCAGG TGGAAAGGTCACAGCCTCGTATGCTGCATGTGTAGCGACCACTCAGTCATTCTTTTGCACGTGCAAGAGCGTGCCTGTCTTATGCGTGCCAGGAAACACCTTTTTCCCGTGACGGCATTACGATGGCACCCCGTGGAGAATCTGCTGGTCGTAGGGTGTGAAAATGATTCAGTCTACGTTTGGGACATTGAAACAG GAAGTCTAGAGCGCCACGAAAGTGGGGAGACGGCCAAAGCAATCCTTGCTTCCTGTGAAGATTCTGGTCTTATGGCTGATCCTCTTTATGCAGCCTGGGAAGAAGATGGCCAGCAAGAGAAAGGTCTGGGTAGCTCATTGTCCAGCTCCTCTGCCTTTGGCACTTTTTCCTGCAACAGGCTCGCTCATCAAAGAAGGTCTTTTTGTCGTCAG TTAACTACTCTCTGCTGGGCTCAGGGGCCTTTTGCTGTTTGGCCATTGAGGGCAACGTGGGAGAGCATCAGTGTCAACGTGCTCCTTTTTGATTTGGAAAAGCTGATGGAATTGCTCTGCTCCTCTCAGGCCAATGGACTGAAGTCCTCCAATTCCTTCAGTACCATTGACACTTTAAAGAGAGCCAGAAATGCAACAGAGAAAAGGGCATTAATGTTAAAGAGAAACAGAACTTCTGGATCCCTCTCTCCAGTGGATGGGCAAATCAGAGCGGCTAGCGAAGAACAAGACTTTGGGAAGGTGCATACAGGTGGAACCCTGGAACTAAGTGATGGCATCAAAAGACGCAAAAAAGCAAAGAGTTCCAAGAAGATTAAAAGGCAGTCCTCTAGAAAAACCAGCCCAACTGTTGCCACGGAGGCAGCCAAACtccttttgtcttgttttttcccctggGGTGTGAACAGAGAGTTGGATGGTCTTTGTGTTCAGTATTTAGGTATCTTGAGACTTTTCTCTCCTGTCTCCTTTGGACTGCTTTCAAAAAACTATCTTACTCTGATGTTACCAGGATGGAACAGTGCTAACCCTGAGAGGATGGAAAAGCAGCAGGAGGTAGTCAATCTATTTTCTAGCAAAGTGCTGCATTTACACAGTAAATACTATAGTGTAACCCAAGAGCAAGCAGgcaagaagaatggatggaaaaataCTGTTACGTCTCCAGAGCAAAGGCTAGTTTTGGCTTATTTGTTGAGCAGGATGTCTTTAGTTCAAAGGATAATTAACAGGCCTTCTGAAAAGACTAG CCTCATGAAGTGCAACAAATGGAGACCTGCAGCATCTCTGGTCTTGGATGATCTTAACCTAGAGTCTTCTCCAC ACATGTTGAGGTTTCCTGTTTGTGAGGCAGATAATCATTCATTTGTCAAGCTAATTTCTTGCTGGAGAGACCAATCCGTAGAG GTGATGGAGGCCACTCaggcaactttgctggctgaagtgGAACAGACCATGCAGCAGAAGACCTTGACTGGAGGCTGTGGGCAAACAAATTCTACCAGATGGGGGCCAGAGGGGGCCAAGAACCCCCCTTCACTGG ATACCATGGGCATGATCAAGTGTGAGAGCTGCATAACCACACCAAATGCTGAAGATGGGGAAGGTTCTACAGAGGAACTGGGGATTTCAG GTGTAAACAAGCCACTTCCTTGGATATCCAAACTGTGTTCCTGCAAGGTGTGTTAG
- the WDR72 gene encoding WD repeat-containing protein 72 isoform X3: MRDSVQMVTLWGKQAPPHSITAILITDDQRTIVTGSHEGQVCLWDLLPDLQMSSRQMLLGHTASVTCLAKARDFEKQLYVGDEHLGHHQWTVCRECKASISAHSHLYWISCMCLVHSLRIQEDSLLAVSAAGDLKVWDLSSSISKIQEKQNIFEREYQPLGCTLCTAIRFCTYTERLLLVVFSSCWKVYDYCDFCLLWTEFSPSSQTLAGGEILAAHRLIIWTEDGHGYIYQLVNSGLSRSIQPSKGRVLKETVHPVLLSSTEVQGNKSFSYIMGFMNERKEPFYKILYSGQASGRITLWHVPDVPVSTLDGSPKVIPVAASRTLQDNFNIYPDHPWGAPITVSTYIPSLQKLVCGYKDGRIITVPALHAAKARLLGEGSVQKDAAAPHVLSGAGHSSVTALLVLPGRPAPCWLLSGSRDSCVIWWDIFTGEALHRFALDAGPIARLLLSPDSCRWKGHSLVCCMCSDHSVILLHVQERACLMRARKHLFPVTALRWHPVENLLVVGCENDSVYVWDIETGSLERHESGETAKAILASCEDSGLMADPLYAAWEEDGQQEKGLGSSLSSSSAFGTFSCNRLAHQRRSFCRQLTTLCWAQGPFAVWPLRATWESISVNVLLFDLEKLMELLCSSQANGLKSSNSFSTIDTLKRARNATEKRALMLKRNRTSGSLSPVDGQIRAASEEQDFGKVHTGGTLELSDGIKRRKKAKSSKKIKRQSSRKTSPTVATEAAKLLLSCFFPWGVNRELDGLCVQYLGILRLFSPVSFGLLSKNYLTLMLPGWNSANPERMEKQQEVVNLFSSKVLHLHSKYYSVTQEQAGKKNGWKNTVTSPEQRLVLAYLLSRMSLVQRIINRPSEKTSLMKCNKWRPAASLVLDDLNLESSPHMLRFPVCEADNHSFVKLISCWRDQSVEVMEATQATLLAEVEQTMQQKTLTGGCGQTNSTRWGPEGAKNPPSLDTMGMIKCESCITTPNAEDGEGSTEELGISGVNKPLPWISKLCSCKVC; encoded by the exons ATGAGGGATTCTGTTCAGATGGTGACCCTGTGGGGAAAACaagcccctccccacagcatcacAGCTATCCTCATCACAGATGACCAGAGAACAATTGTCACAGGGAGTCATGAAGGCCAAGTCTGTCTTTGGGACCTGTTGCCAGACCTCCAG ATGTCATCAAGGCAGATGCTTTTGGGGCACACGGCATCAGTGACGTGTTTGGCGAAGGCAAGAGATTTTGAGAAGCAACTGTATGTG ggagatgagcatttgggaCATCACCAGTGGACGGTGTGTAGAGAATGCAAGGCTTCCATTTCGGCACACAGCCATCTGT acTGGATCAGCTGCATGTGTTTAGTGCATTCTCTGAGGATTCAAG AGGATTCTTTATTAGCCGTATCTGCAGCAGGAGACCTTAAAGTCTGGGATTTGTCATCTTCAATCAGCAAGATACAG gagaagcaaaacatttttgagAGAGAATACCAGCCTCTGGGCTGCACACTCTGCACTGCAATCCGATTTTGCACTTATACGGAGAGGCTTCTCTTAGTTGTATTCTCCAGCTGCTGGAAG GTGTATGATTACTGTGACTTTTGCTTGCTGTGGACTGAGTTTAGCCCAAGCAGCCAGACCTTGGCAGGAGGGGAAATCCTCGCTGCCCATAGGTTGATCATTTGGACAGAAGATGGGCATGGCTACATCTATCAACTGGTGAACAG TGGCCTTTCACGGAGCATCCAGCCATCCAAAGGAAGGGTGCTGAAAGAAACAGTTCATCCTGTTTTACTCTCTTCTACTGAGGTGCAAGGCAACAAA AGTTTTTCTTACATCATGGGCTTCATGAACGAAAGGAAGGAACCCTTTTATAAGATTCTTTATTCTGGACAAGCTTCTGGGAGGATTACTTTATGGCATGTTCCTGATGTGCCTGTTTCAACTCTAGATGGCTCTCCAAAAG TGATCCCAGTAGCAGCATCCAGAACTCTGCAGGATAACTTTAACATCTACCCTGATCACCCCTGGGGAGCTCCCATCACAGTTTCTACATACATTCCCAGCCTCCAGAAGTTGGTCTGTGGATATAAAGACGGAAGAATTATCACAGTCCCAGCTTTGCATGCTGCGAAGGCCAGACTGTTGGGAGAAGGTTCCGTGCAGAAAG ACGCCGCTGCACCCCACGTGCTGAGTGGCGCCGGCCACAGCAGCGTGACAGCCCTGCTGGTGCTGCCCGGCCGGCCAGCACCCTGCTGGTTGCTCTCTGGGAGCCGGGATTCCTGTGTCATCTGGTGGGACATCTTCACCGGGGAGGCACTGCACCGCTTCGCGCTGGACGCAGGGCCCATTGCCCGCCTGCTCCTCTCGCCGGACAGCTGCAGG TGGAAAGGTCACAGCCTCGTATGCTGCATGTGTAGCGACCACTCAGTCATTCTTTTGCACGTGCAAGAGCGTGCCTGTCTTATGCGTGCCAGGAAACACCTTTTTCCCGTGACGGCATTACGATGGCACCCCGTGGAGAATCTGCTGGTCGTAGGGTGTGAAAATGATTCAGTCTACGTTTGGGACATTGAAACAG GAAGTCTAGAGCGCCACGAAAGTGGGGAGACGGCCAAAGCAATCCTTGCTTCCTGTGAAGATTCTGGTCTTATGGCTGATCCTCTTTATGCAGCCTGGGAAGAAGATGGCCAGCAAGAGAAAGGTCTGGGTAGCTCATTGTCCAGCTCCTCTGCCTTTGGCACTTTTTCCTGCAACAGGCTCGCTCATCAAAGAAGGTCTTTTTGTCGTCAG TTAACTACTCTCTGCTGGGCTCAGGGGCCTTTTGCTGTTTGGCCATTGAGGGCAACGTGGGAGAGCATCAGTGTCAACGTGCTCCTTTTTGATTTGGAAAAGCTGATGGAATTGCTCTGCTCCTCTCAGGCCAATGGACTGAAGTCCTCCAATTCCTTCAGTACCATTGACACTTTAAAGAGAGCCAGAAATGCAACAGAGAAAAGGGCATTAATGTTAAAGAGAAACAGAACTTCTGGATCCCTCTCTCCAGTGGATGGGCAAATCAGAGCGGCTAGCGAAGAACAAGACTTTGGGAAGGTGCATACAGGTGGAACCCTGGAACTAAGTGATGGCATCAAAAGACGCAAAAAAGCAAAGAGTTCCAAGAAGATTAAAAGGCAGTCCTCTAGAAAAACCAGCCCAACTGTTGCCACGGAGGCAGCCAAACtccttttgtcttgttttttcccctggGGTGTGAACAGAGAGTTGGATGGTCTTTGTGTTCAGTATTTAGGTATCTTGAGACTTTTCTCTCCTGTCTCCTTTGGACTGCTTTCAAAAAACTATCTTACTCTGATGTTACCAGGATGGAACAGTGCTAACCCTGAGAGGATGGAAAAGCAGCAGGAGGTAGTCAATCTATTTTCTAGCAAAGTGCTGCATTTACACAGTAAATACTATAGTGTAACCCAAGAGCAAGCAGgcaagaagaatggatggaaaaataCTGTTACGTCTCCAGAGCAAAGGCTAGTTTTGGCTTATTTGTTGAGCAGGATGTCTTTAGTTCAAAGGATAATTAACAGGCCTTCTGAAAAGACTAG CCTCATGAAGTGCAACAAATGGAGACCTGCAGCATCTCTGGTCTTGGATGATCTTAACCTAGAGTCTTCTCCAC ACATGTTGAGGTTTCCTGTTTGTGAGGCAGATAATCATTCATTTGTCAAGCTAATTTCTTGCTGGAGAGACCAATCCGTAGAG GTGATGGAGGCCACTCaggcaactttgctggctgaagtgGAACAGACCATGCAGCAGAAGACCTTGACTGGAGGCTGTGGGCAAACAAATTCTACCAGATGGGGGCCAGAGGGGGCCAAGAACCCCCCTTCACTGG ATACCATGGGCATGATCAAGTGTGAGAGCTGCATAACCACACCAAATGCTGAAGATGGGGAAGGTTCTACAGAGGAACTGGGGATTTCAG GTGTAAACAAGCCACTTCCTTGGATATCCAAACTGTGTTCCTGCAAGGTGTGTTAG